A stretch of Janibacter endophyticus DNA encodes these proteins:
- a CDS encoding ABC transporter ATP-binding protein, which produces MLLQVRGLGKRFGGLDAVKDVDLDVPEGQITAIIGPNGAGKSTLFNLLAGFYRPTAGTVTFAGDDITGKKPHQTVRAGIARTFQTTHLFDDATVLDNVRAGCVVRSRSNAIDAVLHTPRHRRDEKLSLERSMQELEFVGAAHLRDEIASTLPQEAQRRVSIALALATEPRLLLLDEPAAGVNDEETVAFADLFRRIVARGITVCIVEHKMSMIMNLADHIVVLDHGQRIAAGTPDQIKKDPLVIEAYLGADAGAAGAH; this is translated from the coding sequence ATGCTGCTGCAGGTACGAGGGCTCGGGAAGCGATTCGGCGGCCTCGATGCGGTCAAGGATGTTGATCTTGACGTCCCTGAAGGGCAGATCACGGCGATCATCGGCCCCAATGGGGCCGGCAAGTCGACGCTGTTCAACCTGCTGGCCGGCTTCTACCGGCCGACCGCCGGCACGGTGACGTTCGCAGGCGACGACATCACGGGTAAGAAGCCTCACCAGACGGTGCGTGCCGGCATCGCCCGGACCTTCCAGACCACCCACCTGTTCGACGATGCCACCGTGCTCGACAACGTGCGCGCCGGCTGCGTGGTCCGGTCGAGGTCCAACGCGATCGATGCCGTCCTTCACACGCCCCGGCACCGGCGGGACGAGAAGCTCAGCCTCGAGAGATCTATGCAGGAGCTGGAGTTCGTCGGTGCGGCCCACCTGCGTGACGAGATCGCATCGACCCTCCCGCAGGAGGCGCAGCGGCGGGTGTCGATCGCCCTGGCCCTGGCCACCGAGCCGCGGCTCCTGCTCCTGGACGAGCCTGCGGCAGGGGTCAACGACGAGGAGACCGTCGCCTTCGCCGACCTGTTCCGACGGATCGTGGCCCGTGGCATCACGGTCTGCATCGTCGAGCACAAGATGTCGATGATCATGAACCTGGCCGACCACATCGTCGTGCTCGACCATGGGCAGCGCATCGCAGCCGGCACTCCCGACCAGATCAAGAAGGACCCGCTGGTCATCGAGGCCTACCTCGGTGCCGACGCGGGCGCGGCAGGAGCACACTGA
- a CDS encoding ABC transporter ATP-binding protein, which produces MITVSGLSAGYGAGDVLHSVDITAPEGELTVVLGANGSGKSTLFRTISGVLRPTAGRIEFAGEDTTRSSTAAMVRKGLAHCPEGRHLFPRMSVEKNLLLGAYSNRRQKARVQSLLERNYEMFPILRDKSNQPAGSLSGGQQQMVAIGRALMSDPKMLILDEPSMGLAPLITQQVFAAIVGINREGIGVVLAEQNARSALQIASSAYVLSEGRVVLSGPAEQLADDPAVQKAYLGV; this is translated from the coding sequence ATGATCACCGTCTCGGGCCTGAGCGCCGGATATGGCGCAGGGGACGTCCTGCACTCCGTCGACATCACCGCGCCGGAAGGAGAGCTGACCGTCGTCCTCGGCGCGAACGGGTCGGGCAAGTCGACGCTCTTCCGGACCATCAGCGGCGTCCTCCGGCCGACCGCGGGCCGTATCGAGTTTGCCGGAGAGGACACGACCCGGAGCAGCACGGCAGCCATGGTCCGCAAGGGGTTGGCGCACTGCCCGGAGGGGCGGCACCTCTTCCCTCGCATGTCGGTCGAGAAGAACCTCTTGCTGGGTGCCTACTCGAACCGCCGGCAGAAGGCGCGGGTGCAGTCGCTCCTCGAGCGGAACTACGAGATGTTCCCCATCCTTCGGGACAAGAGCAACCAGCCGGCCGGGTCCCTGTCCGGTGGGCAGCAGCAGATGGTGGCGATCGGGCGGGCTCTCATGTCGGACCCCAAGATGCTGATCCTCGATGAGCCGTCCATGGGCCTGGCCCCCCTCATCACCCAGCAGGTTTTCGCCGCGATCGTGGGCATCAACCGGGAGGGGATCGGCGTGGTCCTGGCCGAGCAGAACGCGCGATCGGCGCTGCAGATCGCCTCCAGCGCCTACGTGCTCTCCGAGGGGCGTGTGGTCCTGTCCGGCCCTGCGGAGCAGCTGGCCGACGACCCGGCGGTACA